A single Watersipora subatra chromosome 7, tzWatSuba1.1, whole genome shotgun sequence DNA region contains:
- the LOC137400455 gene encoding P-selectin-like produces the protein MKTYMMSLFVLAAVVCSLQVNACCKCSCTGKTCPPGYAYNPFACSCLRIVRQPKTWYAAKAFCEAAGEYLAVLDCVESINWYKNLRMTDPDWKSSWAWIGGRKTGGKWQWFGRDQKDIILGDWEQVQPSPNANNYCIQTFDHTRSSSGSNLENFKWDDYPCSASIAAFVCEKF, from the exons ATGAAGACATACATGATGTCTCTCTTTGTATTGGCTGCTGTTGTCTGCAGCCTTCAAGTCAACGCTTGTTGCAAATGCAGTTGCA CTGGAAAAACCTGTCCACCAGGTTACGCCTACAACCCATTTGCCTGCAGCTGTTTACGTATTGTTCGACAACCTAAAACTTGGTACGCAGCTAAAGCCTTCTGTGAAGCTGCTGGAGAATATCTAGCAGTGCTTGACTGTGTGGAATCCATCAACTGGTACAAGAACTTGAGAATGACAGATCCAG ATTGGAAGAGCAGCTGGGCTTGGATTGGAGGAAGGAAAACTGGAGGAAAATGGCAGTGGTTTGGTAGAGACCAGAAAGATATAATTCTTGGTGACTGGGAACAGGTGCAACCTAGTCCAAACGCAAACAACTACTGCATTCAAACTTTTGACCACACCAGATCTTCTTCAGGGTCCAACTTAGAGAATTTCAAGTGGGATGATTATCCATGCTCAGCATCGATTGCAGCCTTTGTTTGTGAgaagttttaa